Proteins from one Gimesia maris genomic window:
- a CDS encoding formylmethanofuran dehydrogenase subunit C, which produces MAFTFTLKHALTIPVEVDSINHAAVQQLSADEVRALPVLQGNQRASLADFFDVKQSASEADLMVWVGDCSRVKAIGAELSSGVIRIEGNAGMHLGREMSGGQIQVQGDVADNLATAMRGGEIQIAGNAGDLVGAAWPGSKRGMNGGTILIRGNAGREAGHRMRRGVIVVGGDLGDAAGFDMIAGSIFSFGKIGACPGAGMRRGTIAALGAVAEPELLPTFKYSCQYRPAWLSFFLRELKSVGFPVPEDCLNAEYRRYCGDFLTLGKGEVLVRQ; this is translated from the coding sequence ATGGCCTTCACTTTTACTCTCAAGCATGCGCTCACGATCCCGGTTGAAGTTGATTCGATCAATCATGCAGCGGTCCAGCAGCTCTCGGCAGATGAGGTACGTGCGCTGCCAGTGCTCCAGGGAAATCAACGGGCTTCTCTCGCTGATTTTTTTGATGTGAAACAATCCGCCAGTGAAGCGGATCTGATGGTCTGGGTCGGAGATTGCTCGCGAGTCAAAGCCATTGGCGCTGAGTTAAGTTCCGGTGTCATTCGCATTGAGGGAAATGCTGGAATGCATCTGGGCCGTGAGATGTCCGGCGGTCAGATTCAGGTTCAAGGAGATGTTGCCGATAACCTGGCGACTGCAATGCGAGGCGGAGAAATTCAGATCGCAGGGAATGCCGGTGATCTGGTTGGAGCAGCCTGGCCTGGCAGTAAACGGGGCATGAATGGCGGTACAATTCTGATTCGCGGTAATGCCGGTAGAGAAGCAGGTCATCGCATGCGGCGGGGAGTGATTGTCGTTGGAGGCGATTTAGGTGATGCAGCCGGTTTTGATATGATTGCCGGTTCCATTTTTTCGTTTGGGAAAATCGGTGCCTGTCCCGGTGCCGGCATGCGACGGGGAACGATTGCTGCATTGGGTGCTGTCGCTGAACCCGAGTTACTGCCGACGTTCAAGTATTCCTGCCAGTACCGACCCGCCTGGTTGTCGTTTTTTCTACGCGAGTTAAAATCCGTCGGCTTTCCGGTCCCAGAGGATTGTCTGAATGCAGAATATCGTCGCTACTGCGGTGACTTTTTGACACTTGGCAAGGGAGAAGTTCTGGTCCGCCAGTGA
- a CDS encoding fatty acid CoA ligase family protein, with protein MSDSQRNIADRLKQSAQAWPFQKAVVFPAGQDKQGRYTYSSLTFQQLDQESDRLARGLIQLGVQPGTRMALMVRPSLEFIALTFALFKAGAVIILIDPGMGRKNIMRCLAEVEPEGFVAIPLAQLIRKLKHRSFPKAHLNVTVGKPVLTSGIDYEWLLGGEWEPFEIVQRSVTDPAAVIFTSGSTGPPKGVAYEHGMFWSQVDLLRDYYQIQPGEVDLPGFPLFALFNSAMGVTTVVPDMDPTKPAQVDPEKIIRQINDQGVTQAFGSPAMWNRIGRYCEQHQIQLPSLKRVLSAGAPVPVHVIQRMRQTFTNSETDINTPYGATESLPVASICGRDVLEKTSEQTQSGAGTCVGTPFPGVQVKIIQIHNEPIRSIEHAVELPVGEIGEIIVQGPMATREYFQRPEATQLAKIPDGDRFWHRMGDVGYRDAEGKLWFCGRKAHMLETSLGAMFTICCEAIFNQHPRVYRSALVGVGSKPNQKPVIIVEPEQGDYPENQAVRDQFTHELLTLGRANALTESIETVLFHRSLPVDIRHNVKIFREKLTPWAEKQVK; from the coding sequence ATGTCTGATTCACAACGAAATATTGCCGACCGTTTAAAACAGTCCGCACAAGCCTGGCCTTTTCAAAAAGCCGTCGTCTTTCCTGCAGGGCAGGATAAACAGGGCCGCTATACTTACAGCAGTCTCACGTTTCAGCAACTGGATCAGGAAAGTGATCGACTGGCGCGGGGGCTGATTCAACTGGGGGTGCAACCCGGAACGCGAATGGCGTTGATGGTACGTCCCAGCCTGGAATTTATCGCGTTGACCTTTGCATTATTCAAAGCGGGCGCGGTCATCATTCTGATTGATCCAGGCATGGGCAGAAAAAATATCATGCGCTGCCTGGCGGAAGTCGAACCCGAAGGCTTCGTGGCGATCCCGCTGGCACAGTTGATCCGTAAACTGAAACATCGTTCTTTTCCCAAGGCACATCTGAATGTGACGGTCGGCAAGCCGGTGCTTACTTCCGGTATCGATTATGAATGGCTGCTGGGAGGAGAGTGGGAACCTTTTGAAATAGTTCAGCGTTCTGTTACCGATCCTGCTGCCGTGATCTTTACAAGTGGGAGCACCGGTCCCCCCAAGGGAGTGGCTTACGAGCATGGCATGTTCTGGTCTCAAGTGGACCTGCTCCGCGATTACTACCAGATTCAGCCAGGTGAAGTGGATCTGCCAGGCTTTCCGTTGTTTGCACTCTTCAATTCAGCCATGGGTGTCACGACCGTCGTTCCCGATATGGACCCGACGAAGCCGGCGCAAGTTGATCCGGAGAAAATCATCCGACAGATTAACGATCAGGGAGTAACACAGGCGTTTGGTTCTCCGGCAATGTGGAATCGAATTGGCCGCTATTGTGAACAGCATCAGATTCAGCTCCCTTCACTCAAACGGGTATTATCTGCGGGAGCCCCGGTTCCCGTGCATGTGATCCAGCGTATGCGGCAGACATTTACGAATTCCGAAACAGACATCAATACCCCTTATGGGGCAACAGAATCGCTGCCGGTGGCTTCGATCTGTGGTCGTGATGTCCTGGAGAAAACATCGGAACAGACACAGTCCGGGGCAGGCACCTGTGTCGGGACGCCGTTTCCCGGAGTCCAGGTGAAAATCATCCAGATTCATAATGAACCGATTAGGTCGATCGAACACGCCGTTGAGTTACCTGTCGGTGAGATTGGTGAAATCATTGTACAGGGGCCGATGGCGACCCGTGAATATTTTCAGCGACCCGAAGCGACACAACTGGCGAAAATACCAGACGGCGATCGGTTCTGGCATCGAATGGGAGATGTCGGATATCGGGATGCGGAAGGAAAACTCTGGTTCTGTGGACGTAAGGCACACATGCTGGAGACCAGTCTGGGGGCCATGTTCACAATCTGTTGTGAAGCGATTTTCAACCAGCATCCACGGGTCTATCGCAGTGCGCTGGTCGGGGTCGGTTCAAAACCGAATCAGAAACCGGTGATCATTGTCGAACCGGAGCAGGGGGACTATCCTGAAAATCAGGCAGTCCGTGACCAATTCACACACGAACTACTGACATTGGGCAGAGCAAATGCGTTAACGGAATCGATCGAGACCGTTCTGTTTCATCGTTCTCTGCCCGTTGATATCCGGCATAACGTCAAAATCTTTCGTGAGAAATTAACTCCCTGGGCAGAGAAGCAGGTCAAATGA
- a CDS encoding NAD-dependent epimerase/dehydratase family protein, whose protein sequence is MNVLVTGGGGFLGLYIVEQLVAAGETVRVLCRGEYQRLKELGVETVQGDIRDATTVERACEGIETVYHTAAVSGIWGHWDYFYSINTRGTLNVIASCQSQGVTRLVYTSSPSVVYDGSAHENATESLPYSEHFLCHYPHTKMLAERAVLQANGENGLATVALRPHLIWGPRDNHLIPRLIQRARSGRLRQVGEGTNLISMSYVENAAAAHLQAAARLFPDSPVGGQAYFINEPEPVLMWEWINQLLVEAGLQPVKKQISTKAAKRIGSVLEFVFRVLHLPGEPPMTRFLASQLSSSHYYDVSRARHDFGYEPCVSFEEAMRRMKPELQRLAAH, encoded by the coding sequence ATGAATGTACTGGTGACCGGGGGAGGGGGCTTCCTTGGATTGTATATCGTCGAGCAACTGGTGGCTGCCGGGGAAACGGTACGCGTGCTTTGTCGTGGTGAGTATCAGCGGCTGAAAGAACTGGGTGTGGAAACCGTTCAAGGCGATATCCGTGATGCGACCACAGTCGAACGGGCCTGCGAAGGAATCGAGACCGTTTATCATACAGCCGCTGTTTCCGGCATCTGGGGGCATTGGGACTACTTTTACAGCATTAATACTCGAGGGACTCTGAATGTCATTGCCTCCTGTCAATCGCAGGGCGTGACGCGACTGGTTTATACGAGTTCACCCAGTGTTGTCTACGACGGTTCTGCCCATGAGAATGCTACCGAGTCCCTGCCTTACAGCGAACATTTTCTCTGTCATTATCCACATACCAAGATGCTGGCCGAACGTGCCGTGCTGCAAGCCAACGGTGAAAACGGACTCGCTACAGTTGCGCTCAGACCACATCTGATCTGGGGGCCTCGTGATAATCATCTGATCCCCCGATTGATCCAACGCGCCAGGTCAGGACGCTTGCGACAGGTAGGAGAAGGAACCAATCTGATTTCGATGAGCTACGTGGAAAATGCAGCCGCGGCCCATCTCCAGGCAGCGGCACGACTCTTTCCCGATTCTCCTGTCGGCGGTCAGGCGTATTTTATCAATGAGCCCGAACCGGTACTGATGTGGGAATGGATCAATCAATTGCTCGTTGAAGCGGGACTGCAGCCTGTCAAAAAACAGATCTCCACGAAAGCGGCTAAACGAATCGGCAGCGTTCTGGAGTTTGTTTTCCGGGTTCTGCATCTGCCTGGAGAACCGCCGATGACCCGTTTTCTGGCGTCTCAACTCAGCAGTTCCCACTATTATGATGTCAGCCGTGCGCGACATGATTTCGGCTACGAACCTTGTGTCAGTTTTGAAGAAGCGATGCGGCGGATGAAGCCTGAATTGCAGCGACTGGCTGCACACTAG
- the pckA gene encoding phosphoenolpyruvate carboxykinase (ATP) produces MESFDLSEHGINVDWVMRNPDPSMLYEEAIRFEPGASISDTGALIAYSGEKTGRSPKDKRVVKHKNSSDDIWWGDVNYPLDQHAFFCNRERATDYLNICPHLYVIDAFAGWDPEYQIKVRVICSRPYHALFMHNMLIRPTEEQLKDFGKPDYVIYNAGTFPANRFTTGMTSKTSVDLSIEDGEIVILGTEYAGEMKKGIFTVMNYLMPKRGILSMHCSATADRQTGRSSVLFGLSGTGKTTLSADPKRFLIGDDEHCWTDNGIFNIEGGCYAKAIYLSRENEPEIFQALRYGAVLENVVYDEARHHVDFDDTSFTQNTRGAYPIEYMPSAKIPCLADHPNDVIFLTCDAFGVLPPVSRLTPEQAMYHFISGYTAKVAGTEMGVDEPEATFSPCFGGPFLVWHPGKYADLLAEKIRKYNANVWLVNTGWNGGAYGVGNRISLKDTRAIIDAIHSGTLVHAPTEVDPIFGTATITKCPGVDDHILVPHSSWDDQNSYKNTAIKLATAFNDNFMKYASGVSEEVLAAAPRV; encoded by the coding sequence ATGGAGTCGTTCGATCTGTCCGAACATGGAATCAACGTAGACTGGGTGATGCGCAATCCAGATCCGTCAATGTTGTATGAAGAAGCCATTCGCTTTGAACCAGGTGCTTCGATTTCCGATACAGGTGCATTGATTGCCTACTCGGGTGAGAAAACAGGGCGTTCTCCCAAGGATAAACGGGTTGTCAAACATAAAAATTCCTCCGATGATATCTGGTGGGGCGATGTGAATTACCCCCTCGATCAGCATGCGTTCTTCTGTAACCGGGAACGCGCGACCGATTATCTGAATATCTGCCCGCACCTGTATGTGATCGACGCCTTTGCCGGCTGGGATCCCGAGTATCAGATTAAAGTCCGCGTGATCTGTTCGCGCCCCTATCATGCGCTGTTCATGCATAACATGCTGATTCGTCCGACTGAAGAGCAATTGAAAGATTTCGGTAAACCGGACTATGTGATTTACAACGCCGGTACCTTTCCTGCGAATCGTTTTACGACGGGTATGACTTCCAAAACCAGTGTGGACCTCAGCATTGAAGATGGCGAGATCGTCATTCTGGGAACCGAATATGCGGGCGAAATGAAGAAAGGCATCTTCACGGTCATGAATTACCTGATGCCAAAGCGGGGCATCCTGTCGATGCACTGTTCCGCGACCGCGGATCGCCAGACGGGTCGTTCTTCCGTATTGTTCGGTCTGTCCGGAACGGGGAAAACGACACTCTCTGCAGATCCCAAGCGGTTCCTGATCGGCGATGACGAACATTGCTGGACAGATAACGGAATTTTCAACATCGAAGGGGGCTGTTACGCCAAGGCGATTTATCTCTCGCGGGAAAATGAGCCGGAAATCTTTCAGGCGCTGCGCTACGGAGCCGTTCTGGAAAACGTAGTCTATGATGAAGCCCGGCATCATGTCGATTTCGATGACACCAGTTTCACACAAAATACCCGCGGGGCTTATCCGATCGAGTATATGCCCAGTGCGAAAATTCCCTGCCTGGCAGACCATCCTAATGATGTGATCTTCCTGACCTGCGATGCCTTTGGCGTTTTGCCTCCAGTCAGTCGTCTCACACCCGAACAGGCCATGTATCACTTTATCAGCGGCTATACAGCGAAAGTCGCCGGAACTGAAATGGGTGTCGATGAGCCGGAAGCCACCTTTTCTCCCTGTTTTGGCGGGCCGTTCCTGGTCTGGCATCCGGGGAAATACGCCGACCTGCTGGCTGAGAAAATCAGGAAGTACAACGCCAACGTCTGGCTGGTCAATACCGGCTGGAATGGTGGCGCCTACGGCGTGGGAAATCGTATCAGCCTGAAAGACACGCGGGCGATTATCGATGCCATTCATTCCGGAACCCTGGTGCATGCACCGACCGAAGTCGATCCCATTTTTGGAACCGCCACCATTACGAAATGCCCCGGCGTGGATGATCATATTCTGGTACCGCATTCTTCCTGGGACGATCAGAACTCCTATAAAAATACGGCAATCAAACTGGCGACCGCCTTCAACGACAACTTTATGAAATACGCATCCGGTGTTTCAGAAGAAGTCCTGGCAGCAGCTCCGCGGGTCTGA
- a CDS encoding molybdopterin-dependent oxidoreductase, whose product MYNNPDSEKYQTGAPPLPPDADAEIIISADTRRQERIPAGQSRTRKWPVLHATTVPAVNLDTWKLEIGGLVNTPLSFTWEEFQQLPRTRVFADFHCVTRWSRLGNLWEGVSAQEIMQRAGVHPDARYVVATGYDGDWTTNLPLKDFQSEDVLLCDLHDGQPLIPDHGGPVRLIVPLLYAWKSAKWLKRIDFLAKDAPGYWERCGYHHHGDPWVVDKNNPDGERFEDPDQIPPGFDE is encoded by the coding sequence ATGTATAATAATCCTGATTCCGAGAAATATCAGACCGGTGCGCCCCCGCTCCCCCCGGACGCAGATGCGGAAATCATCATCAGTGCAGACACCCGTCGGCAGGAGCGGATTCCCGCCGGACAGTCAAGAACGCGAAAATGGCCTGTACTGCATGCCACCACGGTCCCGGCGGTTAATCTCGACACCTGGAAACTTGAAATCGGCGGACTGGTAAATACCCCGCTCTCATTCACCTGGGAGGAATTCCAGCAGCTCCCGCGGACCCGGGTCTTCGCCGATTTCCATTGCGTGACGCGCTGGTCCCGGCTGGGAAATCTGTGGGAAGGAGTCTCCGCCCAGGAGATCATGCAACGTGCCGGCGTTCATCCCGATGCCCGCTACGTGGTGGCGACCGGCTATGATGGCGACTGGACGACCAACCTTCCTCTGAAAGATTTTCAGTCCGAAGATGTTCTGCTCTGCGATCTGCATGATGGCCAGCCGTTGATTCCGGATCATGGGGGTCCGGTACGCCTGATCGTCCCTCTGCTCTATGCCTGGAAAAGTGCCAAGTGGCTCAAACGGATCGATTTCCTTGCCAAAGATGCGCCAGGCTACTGGGAACGTTGCGGATACCATCACCATGGCGATCCCTGGGTGGTCGATAAAAACAACCCAGACGGTGAACGTTTCGAAGACCCGGACCAGATCCCACCCGGCTTTGATGAATGA
- the secA gene encoding preprotein translocase subunit SecA, whose product MEFLDKLGEWLTTVTAWLERFLTGLFGSSNERQIRKLGFVRDKEGHDQIVPGSMLAEIDSFEPELMKLSEEELKQTAEKLRARLAAGETLDDILTYAFAAVRESARRNLSMRHYPVQMIGGYFLHKGMIAEMVTGEGKTLVSSLPAFLNALSGKVHIVTVNDYLALRDMEWMGPIHIALGLTVGAIQSKMGPEERQKHYGCDITYGTNNEFGFDYLRDNMKPVKELQVQGPLNYAVVDEIDNILIDEARTPLIISGPAQDDLTKYSKANSVALKLIPGTDFEVKEKEHTCHLTDAGVKHAEELAGVESFYTAGNMEWPHLIDNSLKAHHLYKRDVNYVVQQGEVIIVDDHTGRLMPGRQWGDGLHQAVEAKEGVKIKEESQTLATITLQNFFKLYDKLSGMTGTAMTEAEEFWKIYQLDVVSIPTNRPMQRINHPDVIYQTEKEKWTAIADEVREVHKQGRPILVGTVSIEQSEIVSHKLSKYGIPHNVLNAKHHEREAEIIAQAGRKGAVTIATNMAGRGTDIILGGSAEHIAWDELSQKYASRIEVPKAEWDKLVKEIEKREGMDVEAEEVMQLGGLHVIGSERHDSRRIDLQLRGRSGRQGDPGSSRFFLSLEDKLMRVFAGEWVKNILSRLGMEEGEAIESRMVSKRVEGAQKKREETHFEQRKHLLEYDEVMDEQRKTVYGYRQRILDGCNCRDLILEMIERQVDEETERLLDKNYSWDTIAAWCGQEAHIEVDAANIRDMDYEQLVSYLKDEASLQADDIIAEQINENLPEEYEDDWNWQALTKWANAYFNLNLNERELKKIGRDGLHETLFDHAQKAIERIDFTPLQAFLDGEWGSRSLAGYLNYQFGIEADPEEFKSLSIPEAKAKVLEKVKELYREKEVTFPVTVGMYNFLGNQQPGNESNSRVGLVKWANSRFHSNLDLEALKGKQVNEIQNILSAESEKVFVNGEASKQIEQYLTKAYAPESEVSAGKNLQPVQNKAALGELAQWANEELELNLTTEELEPLTDDEVRIRLYQAYNKRYRPELSQAERSLILEVLDTSWKDHLYYMDHLRSGIGLVGYAQKDPKVEYRREGMKAFDAMWGRIGQQVTSAIFRLEKQSPDFVGSLWRVTDTVHEEVTDDYDYDEESEGDTNSSEPAQQPIDPIVNQQPKVGRNDPCPCGSGKKFKKCCGKNL is encoded by the coding sequence ATGGAATTCCTAGACAAGCTGGGTGAATGGCTAACAACAGTAACGGCATGGTTGGAACGATTTCTGACCGGGTTGTTCGGTTCATCGAATGAACGACAGATACGGAAACTGGGTTTCGTCCGGGATAAAGAGGGGCATGATCAAATCGTGCCCGGATCCATGCTGGCAGAAATCGACAGTTTTGAACCGGAGTTGATGAAACTGTCCGAAGAAGAATTGAAACAGACCGCGGAGAAACTCCGCGCCCGCCTCGCTGCGGGGGAAACCCTGGATGATATTCTGACTTATGCATTCGCAGCCGTTCGTGAGTCGGCTCGTCGCAATTTGAGTATGCGACATTACCCGGTGCAGATGATCGGGGGCTACTTTCTGCATAAAGGCATGATTGCAGAAATGGTCACCGGGGAAGGAAAAACGCTGGTATCGTCTCTGCCGGCCTTCCTGAATGCGCTTTCCGGCAAAGTCCATATTGTGACCGTCAATGATTATCTGGCTTTACGCGACATGGAATGGATGGGCCCCATTCATATTGCGCTGGGACTGACTGTCGGGGCGATCCAGTCCAAAATGGGTCCCGAAGAACGCCAGAAGCATTACGGCTGCGATATTACCTATGGTACGAATAATGAGTTCGGATTCGACTATCTGCGGGATAACATGAAACCGGTCAAAGAACTGCAGGTGCAGGGACCCTTAAATTATGCCGTCGTTGACGAAATCGATAATATTCTGATCGACGAAGCACGTACGCCGCTGATTATTTCCGGCCCCGCACAGGATGATCTGACCAAATACTCCAAAGCCAATTCCGTAGCCCTGAAGCTGATTCCAGGCACCGATTTTGAAGTCAAAGAAAAAGAGCATACCTGTCACTTAACGGACGCGGGGGTCAAACACGCGGAAGAGCTGGCTGGTGTGGAAAGCTTTTATACCGCCGGGAACATGGAATGGCCGCACCTGATCGATAACTCCCTGAAGGCACATCACCTCTATAAACGGGATGTGAATTATGTCGTTCAGCAGGGCGAAGTGATTATCGTGGACGATCATACCGGGCGACTGATGCCGGGCCGTCAATGGGGCGATGGTCTGCATCAGGCGGTGGAAGCCAAAGAAGGTGTGAAAATCAAAGAAGAGTCGCAGACTCTGGCGACGATTACCCTGCAGAACTTTTTCAAATTATACGATAAGCTCTCCGGCATGACCGGTACGGCGATGACGGAAGCGGAAGAGTTCTGGAAGATTTATCAGCTGGATGTAGTCAGTATTCCAACCAACCGTCCCATGCAGCGTATCAATCATCCCGATGTGATCTATCAGACGGAAAAAGAAAAATGGACTGCGATTGCCGACGAAGTCCGCGAAGTTCATAAACAGGGACGCCCGATTCTCGTCGGTACCGTTTCGATCGAACAGTCGGAAATTGTCAGTCACAAACTGAGTAAATATGGCATTCCTCACAATGTGCTGAACGCAAAGCATCACGAACGTGAAGCGGAGATCATTGCGCAGGCAGGTCGTAAAGGCGCTGTCACCATTGCTACGAATATGGCCGGGCGTGGTACTGACATTATTCTGGGGGGAAGTGCGGAGCATATCGCCTGGGATGAATTGAGCCAGAAATACGCGTCCCGAATTGAAGTCCCCAAAGCGGAGTGGGACAAACTGGTGAAAGAGATTGAAAAACGGGAGGGCATGGATGTCGAAGCCGAAGAAGTCATGCAGCTGGGGGGGTTGCATGTGATCGGTTCCGAGCGTCACGATTCCCGTCGTATCGACCTGCAGCTGCGTGGTCGTTCGGGACGTCAGGGAGACCCCGGTTCCAGCCGCTTCTTCCTTTCACTCGAAGACAAACTGATGCGGGTGTTTGCCGGCGAATGGGTAAAAAATATTCTGTCTCGTCTGGGCATGGAAGAAGGAGAGGCCATCGAGAGTCGGATGGTTTCCAAACGTGTCGAAGGGGCACAGAAGAAACGGGAAGAAACCCATTTCGAGCAGCGTAAGCATCTGCTGGAATATGATGAAGTCATGGACGAACAGCGAAAAACCGTCTATGGCTACCGTCAGCGGATTCTGGATGGCTGCAACTGCCGCGATCTGATCCTGGAAATGATTGAACGCCAGGTCGATGAAGAAACAGAGCGTCTGCTCGATAAAAATTACAGCTGGGATACAATTGCCGCCTGGTGTGGTCAGGAAGCTCATATCGAAGTGGATGCCGCGAATATTCGTGATATGGATTACGAGCAACTGGTCAGCTATCTGAAAGATGAAGCCAGCCTGCAGGCGGATGATATCATTGCTGAACAGATCAATGAGAATCTGCCGGAAGAATATGAAGATGACTGGAACTGGCAGGCGTTGACCAAATGGGCGAATGCTTATTTCAATTTGAATCTGAATGAACGCGAACTCAAAAAAATCGGCCGGGATGGTCTGCATGAAACGCTCTTCGATCATGCTCAAAAAGCCATCGAGCGCATCGATTTCACCCCCTTGCAGGCATTTCTGGATGGAGAATGGGGTTCCCGTTCCCTGGCAGGCTATCTGAACTATCAGTTCGGCATCGAAGCCGACCCGGAAGAATTCAAATCGCTGAGTATTCCCGAAGCGAAAGCCAAAGTACTGGAAAAAGTAAAAGAGCTGTATCGGGAAAAAGAAGTCACCTTCCCGGTAACCGTCGGGATGTACAATTTTCTGGGCAATCAACAGCCCGGGAATGAATCAAACAGCCGCGTTGGCCTGGTGAAGTGGGCCAACTCCAGATTTCATTCCAACCTGGATCTGGAAGCCCTGAAAGGGAAACAGGTTAATGAGATTCAGAATATCCTGTCCGCAGAAAGTGAAAAGGTTTTTGTTAACGGAGAAGCTTCAAAGCAGATCGAACAGTATCTGACCAAAGCCTATGCTCCTGAATCGGAAGTCTCTGCCGGAAAGAATCTTCAGCCCGTGCAGAACAAAGCCGCTCTGGGAGAGCTGGCTCAGTGGGCAAACGAGGAACTCGAACTGAATCTGACGACGGAAGAGCTGGAACCCCTGACCGACGATGAAGTGAGAATTCGCCTGTATCAGGCTTACAACAAACGTTATCGCCCGGAACTCAGTCAGGCAGAACGCTCGCTGATTCTGGAAGTTCTTGATACATCGTGGAAAGACCACTTGTACTATATGGATCATTTGCGGTCCGGCATTGGTCTGGTTGGCTATGCCCAGAAAGATCCCAAAGTTGAATACCGCCGCGAAGGGATG